TTTTCCATTTTGAAAATTATACGATGCCTTAAGGAATATGTTTGTATCTAAAAAAACAGTAATTCTTTCATTCTGCATAGTTGGGTCTCCTTTGCAAGGACATTACCGTCTTGGTTTATAAAAGGTTTGCGTTCTTTACTTTCTGGCCATACCATCTACTATTTTGCAAACTTCCCATTATAGACATAATTGAATATATAAACTACCTGAAGTAAATTCTATCCTTGGCCGACAAAAAACAAATGCCAGCATTCACGAAGATGCTGGCACTAGTTGATAATGCGTTAATTCGCCAAATGATCCTAATTTCCTTCAAAAAAATACACTTTAAGAATACAGTTTTTTAAGAAATTGGTTGTGGGACTGATTTTCACTGGTCCAGTGGCATCGAAATGCCCTCCGACCTGGAGAATTACAAGCTGATAGTCCACTGCAGCGCCTGCCTGATTAATCGGTAGAAATATTATCCCGCATGATGGCCGCTAGTATCGATGGTCAATTACGGAGTAGCCTAAGTACTGGACATTTTGCGCAAAGCCCTGGAGCATTTTCCCGATGTGCCGGCGCTGCTGGATAATTAATTAGCCATACTTACGCCCCATCGCCGCCGTATCCCAGTACAATTAATGCTATCGCCTACACGTTAGCTTAATATAATCCTGTTTATTTATGTTATAATTAAACAATATTCTTTACTATAACTAGAAAGGGGAATTGAAATGTATTTCTTCGACTTGTTTGAAAACGATCAACCCACTGTTCATTCCTAGGACGGGGATGAACAGTCAAGTTCTAAAACTGCCCCGTCTTAGAGATTTGTTTATAAAAATCTCATTAAATATGGCGGAGGTAATAAATAGTGAGAAATACGCTATTCGGAGCAATATGTTTATCTTTAGCGGCTAGTATCTGGGGCGGCATGTATGTTGTTAGTAAATATGTACTTGATTTCATACCACCGGTTACGCTGGTCTGGCTGCGATATGTCATTGCGTTTGCTTTATTATACGCAATTCTAAAAATAGCACAGCGTAAAACTAAAACAGCTGCCAAACTAGAAAAAAAAGATTGGCTGCTCTTAAGCTGGATTGGCTTTATCGGTTATTTTGTCTCTATCTCTTTCCAATTTATGGGCACCAAACTTTCCGATGCCCATACCGGTGCTCTGATCACATCGGCAACACCGGCCTTTATTGTTTTTTTTGGCCGGTTTGTCTTAAAAGAAGCCCTAACTGTACGCAAGATTGTCTCGCTTGCAATAGCCACCACCGGTGTATTAATCGTTGTAGGTTGGAGTCCCAACCTGGGGAATTATTTTTGGG
This genomic interval from Desulfoscipio sp. XC116 contains the following:
- a CDS encoding EamA family transporter → MRNTLFGAICLSLAASIWGGMYVVSKYVLDFIPPVTLVWLRYVIAFALLYAILKIAQRKTKTAAKLEKKDWLLLSWIGFIGYFVSISFQFMGTKLSDAHTGALITSATPAFIVFFGRFVLKEALTVRKIVSLAIATTGVLIVVGWSPNLGNYFWGSVILVGAAITWALLSVYVKVASYKHSSLTITTYAILFGLLFTTPFMFWELAAYDIQAVNSLTVLGVLYIGIVSTAGAFFLWNKGLELMDAGIGSLFFFFQPLVGSFLGWLLLKEHLDLNFYIGGTLILLGVLIVTVHKKKS